A region from the Brachyspira hampsonii genome encodes:
- the creD gene encoding cell envelope integrity protein CreD, with product MIRNLNKLTATLGFKILIIVILGLLLLIPMSFINGVVRDRIRYQDEAVSSIIEPVGNSANIQGIVIAIPYLNRVIDSETKEISYIRKYIFYMPNEYNVEGDVEVSSLNRGIFKAPIFNSKLNITGRFDKYNAEIFNLDENNNIILYDEAMIILGIGNKKNLMKLPNVSVNQNEELQYYEKNINISLNMFNNKFLYTISRDKILNGFDFNITMDIQGGNSLIITPLASENTFKISSKWKDPSFTGGFLPTRREVNNDGFNAEWNIASFNTAFTKYWTSDENANRVNDNEYLKDINQNSNDVLISFLLLNDNYQKTSRSVKYAILFIFIPFFVLFLCEVLSKKRIHPVQYILIGIANAVFYLLLLAISEHLIFNLSYFLSALMVTALTSIYIGYIIKSNKYAFSMALVNILIYIFLFGILQLTDYALLMGTLGLFAVIALAMYFTRNVDWYGENN from the coding sequence ATGATTAGAAATTTAAATAAACTAACAGCTACTTTAGGTTTTAAGATACTTATAATAGTGATATTAGGGCTTTTGCTTTTAATTCCTATGAGTTTTATAAACGGCGTTGTAAGAGATAGAATACGATATCAAGATGAGGCGGTATCTTCTATAATAGAGCCTGTTGGAAATAGTGCAAATATACAGGGAATTGTTATTGCAATACCGTATTTAAATAGAGTTATTGACAGTGAAACCAAAGAAATAAGCTACATAAGAAAATACATTTTTTATATGCCTAATGAATATAATGTTGAAGGCGATGTTGAAGTATCAAGTTTGAACAGAGGCATATTTAAGGCTCCTATTTTTAATTCCAAATTAAATATTACAGGGAGATTTGATAAATATAATGCTGAAATATTTAATTTAGATGAAAATAATAATATTATACTTTATGATGAGGCTATGATTATATTGGGAATAGGAAACAAAAAAAATCTTATGAAGCTTCCTAATGTATCGGTAAATCAAAATGAAGAGCTTCAATATTATGAGAAGAATATTAATATATCTTTGAATATGTTTAACAATAAATTTTTATATACTATTTCAAGAGATAAAATATTAAATGGTTTTGATTTTAATATAACTATGGATATTCAGGGAGGAAACTCTCTGATAATCACACCTTTAGCTTCTGAGAATACTTTTAAAATATCTTCAAAATGGAAAGATCCTAGTTTTACAGGAGGATTTCTGCCAACGAGAAGAGAAGTTAATAATGACGGTTTTAATGCTGAGTGGAATATAGCAAGTTTTAATACAGCATTCACGAAGTATTGGACTAGTGATGAAAATGCAAATAGAGTAAATGATAATGAATATTTGAAAGATATTAATCAAAATTCTAATGATGTTTTAATATCTTTTCTTCTTCTTAATGATAATTATCAGAAAACTTCAAGAAGTGTAAAGTATGCCATACTTTTTATCTTCATACCATTTTTTGTATTATTTTTATGCGAAGTGCTTTCAAAGAAACGCATACACCCAGTGCAGTATATATTAATAGGAATAGCTAATGCGGTATTTTACCTTCTTCTTTTAGCTATATCAGAGCATTTAATATTTAACTTAAGCTATTTTTTAAGTGCTTTAATGGTAACGGCATTAACTTCTATTTATATAGGCTACATTATAAAATCTAATAAATACGCTTTTTCAATGGCTTTGGTAAATATATTAATTTATATATTCCTATTTGGTATACTTCAGCTTACTGATTATGCCCTTCTTATGGGAACATTAGGATTATTTGCTGTTATAGCTCTTGCTATGTATTTCACTCGTAATGTTGATTGGTACGGAGAGAATAATTAA
- a CDS encoding NCS2 family permease: MEKFFKLKEYGTNVKTEIIAGFTTFMTMAYILAVNPGVLSATGMDKGAVFTATVVSSIIATLIMSLLANLPFALAPGMGLNAFFAYTVVLGMGYSWETALTAVFIEGIIFVVLTIFNVREAIVNSIPVNMKRAISVGIGLFIAFIGLQNSKIIVNNDATLLGLGNITSGSALLAIIGLIITAILLAYNVKGAILLGIFITAIIGIPMGLTKLSPDASFIPPSLEPIAFKLDFSNIFTPNMFIVLFTFLFVDMFDTVGTLVGVCTKADMLTKNGEVPRCKQALFADAVGTVVGACLGTSTVTTYVESASGVAEGGKTGLTSLVVAILFAVSLFLSHIFLAIPSAATAPALIIVGLFMMTPILEINFNDYTEAIPAFICIIFMPFAYSIAEGITFGVLSFTILKFVSGKNKDISLLTWILSALLLIKILMPIIQKHLG, encoded by the coding sequence ATGGAAAAATTTTTTAAGCTTAAAGAGTATGGTACTAATGTAAAAACAGAGATAATAGCAGGTTTTACTACTTTTATGACAATGGCTTATATACTAGCGGTAAACCCTGGTGTTCTAAGTGCTACCGGTATGGATAAGGGGGCAGTATTTACAGCCACAGTAGTATCTTCAATAATAGCAACTTTGATAATGTCTTTACTAGCAAATCTTCCTTTTGCTTTAGCACCGGGAATGGGACTTAATGCTTTCTTTGCTTATACTGTAGTATTGGGTATGGGGTATAGCTGGGAAACTGCTTTAACTGCTGTATTTATAGAGGGTATTATTTTCGTTGTTCTTACCATTTTTAATGTAAGAGAGGCTATAGTTAATAGTATACCTGTTAATATGAAAAGAGCTATTTCTGTGGGAATAGGATTATTTATAGCTTTTATAGGACTTCAAAATTCTAAGATTATAGTAAATAATGATGCTACTTTGCTTGGACTTGGAAATATCACTTCAGGAAGTGCATTGCTTGCTATTATAGGACTTATTATAACAGCAATTTTATTAGCATATAATGTAAAAGGAGCTATACTTTTAGGAATATTTATTACAGCAATAATTGGCATTCCTATGGGACTTACAAAACTTTCTCCTGATGCAAGTTTTATTCCGCCTTCATTAGAACCAATAGCTTTTAAATTAGATTTCAGTAATATATTTACTCCTAATATGTTTATAGTTCTATTTACTTTCCTTTTTGTTGATATGTTTGATACAGTGGGTACATTAGTAGGAGTATGTACTAAAGCAGATATGCTTACAAAAAATGGAGAAGTTCCTAGATGTAAGCAGGCTTTATTTGCCGATGCTGTAGGAACAGTTGTAGGTGCATGTTTAGGTACTTCTACTGTTACTACTTATGTTGAAAGTGCTTCAGGTGTTGCTGAAGGAGGTAAAACCGGATTAACTTCGCTTGTTGTTGCTATATTGTTTGCTGTTTCATTATTTTTATCGCATATATTTTTAGCTATACCTTCTGCTGCTACTGCTCCCGCTTTAATTATAGTAGGATTATTTATGATGACTCCTATATTAGAAATCAATTTCAATGATTATACAGAGGCAATTCCTGCTTTTATATGTATAATATTTATGCCTTTCGCTTATAGTATAGCTGAAGGTATAACTTTCGGAGTATTATCATTTACTATATTAAAATTTGTTTCAGGTAAAAATAAAGATATATCATTATTAACTTGGATATTATCAGCACTTCTTTTAATTAAAATACTTATGCCTATAATACAGAAACATTTAGGATAA
- a CDS encoding methyl-accepting chemotaxis protein: MGIKIRIILIIVGVMVLVAFSTNFLSNTLNTETFSAIIERSLDNRFKLIEKEFEYNIISAREESAKISTTLSVVYNNIKNMPTQQRDEYFKNFLSATVNESQLYFNRIVSILFHPQSMGNANEPFTLYRYSTFNKEFVKINTTNRIMWDTLTNSYNQVYRSILRRQILKPYMIDEGKNIGITFNISSTIPDIENEERIVGIANVGVLFNYSSDIIKDILAIEGADIMIIDKKNSAIMNSQNPDLINARVDVLFPQYYEIFNSNLAAGYSRTDEVEINNALYKSYVANISGLINIVMLIPNSYYTAQIKDMNNTIFYTIIIAFLMAIITIVFFIKLLFSSITKISDAIGNSVDNKDLTVKIPTISGGDEIGEMTKWVGLLNNSLQSILSSVKRTILTSKKQSDTLSQKISSNLEIIYGINNNIEVIKNNVNDELNQVEIVESSNLNMQEYISANTSNIDLVERDTRELQNKIIEEGENIEQIATSVEEMSKTIENIDSIISKATNKAKDLSLASVKSKEKMQATSMATGDLRNALGFISNFVSSIRNIAHQTNLLAMNAAIEAAHAGKYSSGFAVVAEEIRKLSEVSNEQADNANKVLQNIEEKIIITTNDLTESTEQFDVLTKDVQEVTEIMDTVHVSSVEQLKAINEIVDSITKISQSSEHIKTQYIDMADKLGNIRNSLESLNNISISTSKTMNKLKNISESIHTSVINISDSSNDLSASANIMNKFANDNNKLLSELETEISQYKIRDIKTKRDTVTQRVKGITLIILKEFIKTKFGEEGYQKWVTAMEPSSALIFKNEISSKEWYPYSTSFDKPYKLVCDLFYAGTNTGIKEISEYHFKQIVPKYLRPILFFLPKHFILSYAAEHIFTDLFDPARIELIKARKKLLVVHLVNFNEDPEVIELAILSWSTLLLESVTHIRATMEITKSIKDGEFYTEFVLKW, translated from the coding sequence ATGGGTATAAAGATTCGTATAATTTTAATAATAGTCGGAGTTATGGTTTTGGTTGCTTTCAGCACCAATTTCTTGAGTAATACTTTAAATACTGAAACTTTTTCTGCTATCATAGAAAGAAGTTTGGATAATAGATTTAAACTAATAGAAAAAGAATTTGAATATAATATAATTTCAGCAAGAGAAGAATCGGCAAAGATTTCTACTACTCTTTCAGTCGTTTATAATAATATAAAAAATATGCCTACTCAGCAAAGAGATGAGTATTTTAAAAATTTCCTATCAGCTACTGTAAATGAATCTCAATTATATTTTAATAGAATAGTTAGTATTTTATTTCACCCTCAATCTATGGGAAATGCAAATGAGCCTTTTACTCTTTATAGATATTCTACCTTTAATAAGGAATTTGTGAAAATAAATACTACAAATAGAATTATGTGGGATACTTTAACAAATAGTTATAATCAGGTATATAGAAGTATATTACGAAGACAAATATTAAAGCCATATATGATTGATGAAGGTAAAAATATCGGTATAACTTTTAATATATCTTCAACAATACCTGATATTGAAAATGAAGAAAGAATTGTTGGAATAGCAAATGTAGGGGTGCTTTTTAATTATTCTTCAGATATTATAAAAGACATTCTTGCCATAGAAGGTGCTGATATAATGATAATTGATAAAAAAAATTCAGCTATTATGAATTCTCAAAATCCTGATTTAATAAATGCACGAGTAGATGTACTATTCCCTCAATACTATGAAATATTTAATTCTAATTTAGCTGCAGGATACAGCAGAACAGATGAAGTAGAAATAAATAACGCATTATATAAATCTTATGTTGCCAATATTTCAGGGCTTATCAATATAGTAATGCTTATTCCTAATTCATATTATACAGCACAGATAAAAGATATGAATAATACTATATTCTATACTATAATAATAGCATTCTTAATGGCAATAATTACTATTGTATTCTTCATTAAATTATTATTCAGTTCTATAACAAAGATATCAGATGCTATAGGTAATTCTGTTGATAATAAAGATTTGACTGTTAAGATACCTACTATTTCCGGAGGCGATGAAATAGGGGAAATGACTAAATGGGTAGGACTTTTAAATAATTCTTTACAGTCCATACTTTCTAGTGTAAAGAGAACTATTTTGACTTCAAAAAAGCAGAGTGATACGCTTTCTCAAAAAATCAGTTCTAATTTAGAAATAATATATGGAATTAATAACAATATTGAAGTTATTAAAAACAATGTTAATGATGAATTGAATCAGGTGGAAATAGTAGAAAGCAGCAATCTAAATATGCAGGAATATATATCTGCAAATACAAGTAATATTGATTTGGTTGAAAGAGATACTAGAGAACTTCAGAATAAAATTATTGAAGAAGGCGAAAATATAGAGCAAATAGCTACATCAGTTGAGGAGATGAGTAAAACTATTGAAAATATAGACTCTATTATTTCTAAAGCTACAAATAAAGCTAAAGATTTGTCATTGGCTTCTGTAAAAAGTAAAGAGAAAATGCAGGCTACTTCTATGGCTACAGGAGATTTGAGAAATGCTTTAGGATTTATTTCTAATTTCGTAAGTTCTATTAGAAATATAGCACATCAGACAAACCTTTTAGCTATGAATGCTGCTATTGAGGCTGCCCATGCTGGTAAATATAGTTCCGGTTTTGCCGTTGTTGCAGAAGAAATACGTAAATTATCTGAGGTTTCAAATGAACAGGCAGATAATGCTAATAAAGTTCTTCAAAACATAGAAGAAAAAATAATTATTACTACAAATGATTTAACAGAATCTACAGAGCAGTTTGATGTACTTACTAAAGATGTACAGGAAGTTACAGAGATTATGGATACAGTGCATGTGTCTTCTGTAGAACAGTTAAAAGCTATTAATGAAATAGTAGATTCTATTACTAAAATTTCACAGTCCAGTGAACATATTAAAACTCAGTATATTGATATGGCAGATAAACTCGGTAATATAAGAAATAGTCTTGAATCTCTTAATAATATTTCTATTTCTACATCAAAAACTATGAATAAGCTTAAAAATATATCTGAGTCTATACATACTAGCGTAATAAATATTTCTGATAGTTCTAATGATTTATCTGCTTCTGCAAATATTATGAATAAATTTGCAAATGATAATAATAAACTGTTGTCAGAACTTGAAACAGAAATATCTCAGTATAAAATTAGAGACATAAAGACTAAAAGAGATACTGTTACACAGAGAGTTAAAGGTATAACATTAATCATATTAAAAGAATTTATAAAAACAAAATTTGGAGAAGAAGGATATCAGAAATGGGTAACTGCAATGGAGCCTTCATCTGCTTTAATATTTAAAAATGAAATATCAAGTAAAGAATGGTATCCATATTCTACATCATTTGATAAACCATATAAATTAGTATGTGATTTATTTTATGCAGGTACTAATACAGGTATTAAAGAGATTTCCGAATATCATTTTAAGCAAATTGTACCTAAGTATTTAAGACCTATATTGTTCTTTTTACCTAAGCATTTTATTTTAAGTTATGCGGCAGAACATATATTCACTGATTTATTTGATCCGGCAAGAATAGAATTAATTAAGGCCAGAAAAAAACTATTAGTGGTGCATTTAGTAAACTTTAATGAAGATCCTGAAGTTATTGAACTTGCTATACTTTCTTGGTCTACACTTTTACTTGAGTCTGTAACTCATATTAGAGCAACTATGGAAATTACTAAATCCATTAAAGATGGTGAGTTTTATACTGAATTCGTACTTAAATGGTAA